In Cryptomeria japonica chromosome 10, Sugi_1.0, whole genome shotgun sequence, a genomic segment contains:
- the LOC131075730 gene encoding uncharacterized protein LOC131075730, producing the protein MMFLSRMITSTHETQNQNERKKVSRQVTTPLSIPMETQLESGGEEWSTLHQALTWAERYKIALEMATTLIHAQAAPRKSSDHILMQGSSEAELWKTTNWRSCVESFGKLLYALISAKELSGAAKVASSMVGDGRTFRAALWLRRHMIPPLPWACPLRRYYILNGEDLDERMRDEIMASGRAIVQLGAALRVVIRCTQDDPPTMAEVYRTLEAANCCEIPWSLTTALAIGFPLYRTLALLVYLVVFLYVGIYKSLGMLVFYFPYALGVYDSPGYDPFDALLLLFSLLALMWLVLKTVCSFNRLDDVLYLDE; encoded by the coding sequence ATGATGTTTTTGTCTAGGATGATAACTTCCACCCACGAAACCCAAAACCAAAACGAAAGAAAGAAAGTTTCAAGACAGGTGACTACTCCATTGTCGATTCCCATGGAGACCCAATTGGAATCAGGAGGAGAAGAATGGAGCACCCTCCATCAAGCTCTAACATGGGCAGAGAGGTACAAGATAGCCCTAGAAATGGCCACTACTCTCATCCATGCCCAAGCTGCCCCCCGCAAATCTTCAGATCATATCTTGATGCAGGGTTCATCAGAAGCAGAGCTATGGAAAACTACAAATTGGAGATCATGTGTTGAGAGCTTTGGAAAGCTCCTGTACGCGCTCATCTCAGCCAAGGAATTAAGCGGCGCCGCCAAGGTGGCGTCAAGCATGGTGGGGGATGGAAGGACGTTTCGGGCGGCGCTCTGGTTGCGCCGCCATATGATTCCACCGCTCCCGTGGGCGTGCCCCTTGCGTAGATATTATATACTAAATGGGGAAGATTTGGATGAGAGGATGAGGGATGAGATAATGGCGTCGGGAAGAGCAATTGTGCAGCTGGGTGCAGCTCTTCGGGTGGTAATCCGGTGCACGCAGGATGACCCGCCCACCATGGCGGAGGTTTATAGGACTCTGGAGGCTGCTAATTGCTGTGAAATCCCATGGTCTCTCACCACCGCTCTGGCCATCGGGTTTCCTTTGTATCGCACCTTGGCCCTTTTGGTTTACTTGGTGGTGTTCTTATACGTGGGAATTTATAAGTCGCTTGGTATGCTTGTTTTCTACTTTCCCTATGCTCTTGGGGTCTATGATTCTCCTGGTTATGATCCTTTCGACGCTCTTCTTCTGCTCTTCTCG